The Cervus elaphus chromosome 32, mCerEla1.1, whole genome shotgun sequence genome window below encodes:
- the LOC122687726 gene encoding MORN repeat-containing protein 4-like: MTVSYYILLNWLFFFSLKNTWLPSLQATELAAQGESQSPENLSRSPVSTPEVFKINFIFPNGDKYDGDCTRTSSGVIERNGIGIHTTPNGIVYTGSWKNDKMNGYGKLEHFSGAVYEGHFKDNMFHGLGTYIFPTGAKYTGNFNENRVEGEGQYTDIQGLEWCGNFHFTAAPGLRLKLHM; the protein is encoded by the exons ATGACGGT ATCATACTATATTCTTCtgaattggcttttttttttttctcttaaaaatacttGGCTTCCGTCCCTCCAGGCCACGGAGCTGGCGGCCCAGGGGGAATCGCAGAGTCCAGAAAATCTGTCCCGCAGCCCTGTGTCAACTCCTGAAGTATTTAAGATAAACTTTATATTTCCAAATGGAGACAAGTATGATGGGGACTGTACAAGAACATCTTCTGGAGTCATTGAGAGAAATGGAATAGGTATTCATACCACTCCGAATGGGATTGTCTACACAGGAAGCTGGAAAAATGACAAGATGAATGGTTATGGAAAACTTGAGCATTTTTCAGGAGCAGTATATGAAGGACACTTTAAGGACAATATGTTTCATGGACTGGGAACTTATATATTCCCAACTGGGGCAAAGTACACTGGAAATTTCAATGAAAACAGGGTGGAAGGCGAAGGACAATATACTGATATCCAAGGACTAGAATGGTGCGGTAACTTTCATttcacagctgctccaggccTGAGGCTAAAGCTCCATATGTAG